The proteins below come from a single Piscinibacter gummiphilus genomic window:
- the gshA gene encoding glutamate--cysteine ligase translates to MVPHLITALTGPINELEQRILESLPAIERWFRLEWMEHTPPFYTSVDVRNAGFKLAPVDTNLFPGGFNNLTQEMLPLAVQAAMAAIEKICPEAKNLLLIPERHTRNTFYLSNVARLKQIFHQAGLNVRLGTLDESIKSPTQLDLPDGSSLMLEPLIRTRGRLGLKDFDPCTILLNNDLSAGIPKVLEGLHEQYLLPPLHAGWAVRRKTNHFQAYEEVAKKFAKLLGMDPWLINPMFAKCGEVNFTDGTGQECLMSNAEALLAKVRRKYKEYGIQEKPFIIVKADAGTYGMGIMTVRDPKDLADLNRKTRNKMSVIKDGQEVSEVILQEGVPTYERVHDAVAEPVVYMIDRYVVGGFYRVNAERGIDENLNSPGASFVPLAFAESNQLPKPGVKPGASAPNRFYMYGVIARLAMLAAAYELEATDPDAEVYE, encoded by the coding sequence ATGGTTCCGCACCTCATCACCGCACTCACCGGCCCGATCAACGAACTGGAGCAGCGCATCCTCGAATCGCTGCCCGCCATTGAGCGATGGTTCCGGCTGGAGTGGATGGAGCACACGCCGCCGTTCTACACCTCGGTCGACGTGCGCAATGCCGGTTTCAAGCTGGCGCCGGTCGACACTAACCTCTTCCCCGGCGGCTTCAACAACCTCACGCAGGAAATGCTGCCGCTGGCGGTGCAGGCGGCGATGGCCGCCATCGAGAAGATCTGCCCCGAGGCGAAGAACCTCCTCCTCATCCCCGAGCGGCACACGCGCAACACCTTTTATCTCTCGAACGTCGCCCGCCTGAAGCAGATCTTTCACCAGGCCGGCCTCAACGTGCGCCTGGGCACGCTCGACGAGAGCATCAAGTCGCCCACCCAGCTCGACCTGCCCGACGGCAGCTCGCTGATGCTGGAGCCCTTGATCCGCACCCGCGGCCGCCTGGGCCTGAAGGACTTCGACCCCTGCACCATCCTGCTCAACAACGACCTGTCGGCCGGCATCCCGAAAGTGCTGGAAGGTTTGCATGAGCAGTACCTCCTGCCGCCGCTGCACGCGGGCTGGGCGGTGCGCCGCAAGACCAACCATTTCCAGGCCTACGAGGAAGTCGCGAAGAAGTTCGCCAAGCTCCTGGGGATGGACCCGTGGCTCATCAACCCGATGTTCGCCAAGTGCGGCGAGGTCAACTTCACCGACGGCACCGGCCAGGAATGCCTGATGAGCAACGCCGAGGCGCTGCTCGCCAAGGTGCGCCGCAAGTACAAGGAATACGGCATCCAGGAGAAGCCCTTCATCATCGTGAAGGCCGACGCCGGCACCTATGGCATGGGCATCATGACGGTGCGCGACCCGAAGGATCTGGCCGACCTCAACCGCAAGACGCGCAACAAGATGAGCGTCATCAAGGACGGCCAGGAGGTGAGCGAGGTCATCCTGCAGGAAGGCGTGCCCACCTACGAGCGGGTGCACGACGCCGTGGCCGAGCCGGTGGTCTACATGATCGACCGCTACGTGGTCGGCGGCTTCTACCGGGTGAACGCCGAGCGCGGCATCGACGAGAACCTCAATTCCCCCGGGGCGAGCTTCGTGCCGCTGGCCTTCGCCGAGTCGAACCAGCTGCCCAAGCCGGGTGTGAAGCCCGGGGCCAGCGCACCGAACCGCTTCTACATGTATGGCGTCATCGCCCGGCTGGCGATGCTGGCCGCAGCGTATGAACTGGAAGCCACCGACCCCGACGCCGAGGTCTACGAATAA
- a CDS encoding potassium transporter Kup: MNSQRPSSSLAALTLAALGVVYGDIGTSPLYAFKEVFAHGHVPLTTDNIFGVLSLMFWTLTIIVSIKYVGLILRADNNGEGGLIAMLALASQAVKERRRLHRVLMVLGIFGTAIFFGDGVITPAISVLSAVEGLEVAAPGLHRYVVPVTLVVLTALFLVQRHGTASVGKLFGPITLLWFIVLALLGIVHVLKNPAVLAALSPHHALRFFVEHPGIAFIALGSVVLCVTGAEALYADMGHFGKKPIRLAWFGFVMPALVINYFGQGAMLLAHPENVKNPFYEMAPQWALYPLIALATAATVIASQALITAAFSVTKQAIQLGYLPRLRILHTSVKETGQVYVPFINWSLYVAIVLAVVLFGSSSKLAAAYGIAVTIDMLITTTMTFFVIRYGWKYPWALCVAATGFFFVVDLMFFSANIIKVFDGGWFPVLIGAAMFVLMMTWKQGRALMRERLRDDAIDLKSFLEAVFVSPPTRVQGTAVFLVPEAGVTPNALLHNLKHNKVLHETNLFVTVKHHEIPWIGFDKRCEIEPLGRDCWQVTLNFGFKNDPDVPEALALLRHRGVQLDDMETSYFLSRDIVIPTFGQGMTMWREKLFASMHHNASGASEYLSLPTNRVVELGSKVEI; the protein is encoded by the coding sequence GTGAATTCCCAGCGCCCCTCTTCCAGCCTTGCCGCGCTCACGCTCGCCGCTCTCGGCGTCGTGTATGGCGACATCGGCACCAGCCCGCTCTACGCCTTCAAGGAAGTCTTCGCCCACGGGCACGTGCCGCTGACCACGGACAACATCTTCGGCGTGCTGTCGCTGATGTTCTGGACGCTGACGATCATCGTCTCCATCAAGTACGTCGGCCTCATCCTGCGGGCCGACAACAATGGCGAAGGCGGCCTGATCGCGATGCTCGCGCTGGCCTCGCAGGCGGTGAAGGAGCGCCGCCGGCTGCACCGGGTGCTGATGGTGCTCGGCATCTTCGGCACCGCCATCTTCTTCGGCGACGGTGTCATCACCCCGGCGATTTCGGTGCTGTCGGCGGTGGAAGGCCTGGAGGTTGCCGCCCCGGGGCTGCACCGCTACGTGGTGCCGGTGACGCTGGTCGTGCTCACGGCCCTGTTTCTGGTGCAGCGCCACGGCACGGCGAGCGTGGGCAAGCTCTTCGGGCCCATCACGCTCCTGTGGTTCATCGTGCTCGCGCTGCTGGGCATCGTGCACGTGCTGAAGAACCCCGCGGTGCTGGCCGCACTGAGCCCGCACCACGCCCTGCGCTTCTTCGTCGAGCACCCGGGCATCGCCTTCATCGCCCTCGGCTCGGTGGTGCTGTGCGTGACCGGCGCCGAAGCGCTCTATGCCGACATGGGCCACTTCGGCAAGAAGCCGATCCGCCTGGCGTGGTTCGGCTTCGTCATGCCGGCCCTCGTCATCAACTATTTCGGCCAGGGCGCGATGCTGCTCGCGCACCCCGAGAACGTGAAGAACCCGTTCTACGAGATGGCGCCGCAATGGGCGCTCTACCCGCTGATTGCGCTCGCCACCGCCGCCACGGTGATCGCCTCGCAGGCGCTCATCACCGCGGCGTTCTCGGTCACCAAGCAGGCCATCCAGCTTGGCTACCTGCCGCGCTTGCGCATCCTGCACACCTCGGTCAAGGAAACGGGCCAGGTCTACGTGCCCTTCATCAACTGGAGTCTGTACGTCGCCATCGTGCTGGCGGTGGTGCTCTTCGGCAGCAGCAGCAAGCTCGCCGCGGCCTACGGCATCGCGGTGACGATCGACATGCTGATCACCACCACGATGACCTTCTTCGTCATCCGCTACGGCTGGAAGTACCCCTGGGCGCTGTGCGTGGCCGCCACCGGCTTCTTCTTCGTCGTCGACCTGATGTTCTTCTCGGCCAACATCATCAAGGTGTTCGACGGCGGCTGGTTCCCGGTGCTGATCGGCGCGGCGATGTTCGTGCTGATGATGACCTGGAAACAGGGCCGTGCGCTGATGCGCGAGCGCCTGCGCGACGACGCGATCGATCTGAAGAGCTTCCTCGAAGCGGTGTTCGTGAGCCCGCCAACGCGGGTGCAGGGCACGGCGGTGTTCCTCGTGCCCGAGGCGGGTGTCACGCCCAACGCGCTCCTGCACAACCTGAAGCACAACAAGGTGCTGCACGAGACCAACCTCTTCGTCACGGTGAAGCACCACGAGATCCCGTGGATCGGCTTCGACAAGCGCTGCGAGATCGAACCGCTCGGCCGCGACTGCTGGCAGGTCACGCTCAACTTCGGGTTCAAGAACGACCCCGACGTGCCGGAGGCGCTGGCGCTGCTGCGCCACCGCGGCGTGCAGCTCGACGACATGGAGACCTCGTACTTCCTGTCGCGCGACATCGTGATCCCGACCTTCGGCCAGGGCATGACGATGTGGCGCGAGAAGCTCTTTGCAAGCATGCACCACAACGCAAGCGGGGCGTCGGAGTACCTGAGCTTGCCGACGAACCGCGTGGTGGAGCTCGGCTCGAAAGTCGAAATCTAG
- a CDS encoding benzoate/H(+) symporter BenE family transporter: MRSLLRDSSLSTLAAGFIAVLVGYTSSVAIVFQAARSLGADAAQISSWMWALGIGMGVCAFGASMWLRKPVMIAWSTPGAAVLATAGAAGGFTMPEAIGAFMVSAALIVLFGATGWFERLMDRIPMPIANALLAGVLARFGLDAFIAAKSAFGLVLAMLLAYLIGRRWWPRYAVPVVLAVGTLWAALHGQLHPDGIHLGLTMPVFTAPAFHWQAMVSLALPLFVVTMASQNLPGVAAIRAAGYSMPISRLITMTGAATLVLAPFGAYAINLAAITAAICMGRETHEDPERRYAAAATAGVLYLVVGLFGAAVAGVLLAFPKELVAAIAGLALLGSIGGGLAGAMKEDTHREASLITFLVTLSGLSLWGIGSAFWGVVAGALALFVQQWRPRSTA; this comes from the coding sequence ATGCGCTCCCTGCTTCGCGACAGCTCGCTCTCCACCCTCGCAGCCGGGTTCATCGCCGTGCTGGTCGGCTACACCAGTTCGGTGGCCATCGTCTTCCAGGCCGCACGCTCGCTCGGTGCGGACGCCGCGCAGATCAGCTCCTGGATGTGGGCTCTCGGCATCGGCATGGGCGTGTGCGCATTCGGGGCCTCGATGTGGCTCAGGAAGCCGGTGATGATCGCGTGGTCCACCCCGGGTGCGGCGGTGCTCGCGACGGCCGGTGCAGCCGGTGGCTTCACCATGCCCGAGGCGATCGGCGCTTTCATGGTGTCGGCCGCGCTCATCGTGCTCTTCGGTGCGACGGGCTGGTTCGAGCGGCTGATGGACCGCATCCCGATGCCCATCGCCAACGCGCTGCTGGCCGGCGTGCTCGCGCGCTTCGGGCTCGATGCCTTCATCGCTGCGAAGTCGGCATTCGGCCTCGTGTTGGCGATGCTGCTGGCCTACCTCATCGGCCGGCGTTGGTGGCCACGCTACGCGGTGCCGGTGGTGCTCGCGGTCGGCACGCTGTGGGCTGCGCTGCACGGGCAACTGCACCCCGACGGCATCCACCTCGGCCTCACGATGCCGGTGTTCACCGCCCCTGCCTTCCACTGGCAGGCGATGGTGAGCCTCGCGCTGCCGCTCTTCGTCGTGACGATGGCCTCGCAGAACCTGCCGGGTGTCGCCGCCATCCGCGCAGCCGGCTACTCGATGCCCATCTCGCGCCTCATCACGATGACCGGCGCTGCGACGCTCGTGCTCGCGCCCTTCGGGGCTTATGCGATCAACCTCGCGGCGATCACCGCAGCCATCTGCATGGGCCGCGAAACACATGAAGACCCCGAGCGCCGCTACGCCGCCGCCGCGACGGCGGGCGTGCTCTACCTCGTCGTGGGGTTGTTCGGTGCGGCGGTTGCAGGCGTGCTGCTCGCCTTCCCGAAGGAACTGGTCGCCGCCATCGCAGGCCTCGCGCTGCTCGGCAGCATCGGCGGAGGCCTCGCCGGCGCGATGAAGGAAGACACCCACCGCGAGGCCTCGCTCATCACCTTCCTCGTCACGCTGAGCGGTCTTTCGCTGTGGGGCATCGGCTCGGCCTTCTGGGGTGTGGTCGCCGGCGCGCTCGCGCTTTTTGTGCAACAGTGGCGGCCCCGATCCACTGCCTGA